A genomic region of Arachis stenosperma cultivar V10309 chromosome 9, arast.V10309.gnm1.PFL2, whole genome shotgun sequence contains the following coding sequences:
- the LOC130948810 gene encoding asparagine synthetase [glutamine-hydrolyzing] 2-like isoform X1 has product MCGILAVLGCVDNSQAKRARIIELSRRLKHRGPDWSGLHCHGDCYLAHQRLAIVDPTSGDQPLYNEDKTVVVTVNGEIYNHKELRQKLSSHQFRTGSDCEVIAHLYEEYGEEFIDMLDGMFSFVLLDTRDKSFIAARDAIGITPLYLGWGLDGSTWFASEMKALSDDCERFISFPPGHIYSSKQGGLRRWYNPPWFTEQIPSTPYDPQILRQAFEKAVLKRLMTDVPFGVLLSGGLDSSLVAAVTNRFVAQSAAAQQWGSQLHTFCIGLKGSPDLKFAKEVADYLGTRHHELYFTVQEGIDALEEVIYHIETYDVTTIRASTPMFLMSRKIKSMGVKMVLSGEGSDEIFGGYLYFHKAPNKEEFHEETCRKIKALHLYDCLRANKSTSAWGIEARVPFLDKEFINTAMSIDPEWKMIRPDLGRIEKWVLRNAFDDETNPYLPKHILYRQKEQFSDGVGYSWIDGLKEHANQQVTDGMLLHANYVYPENTPTTKEAYLYRTIFEKHFPKNAARSTVPGGPSVACSTAKAVEWDAEWSKNPDPSGRAALGVHAAAYEAAADAKTAEPKNGTL; this is encoded by the exons ATGTGTGGGATTCTTGCAGTGTTAGGTTGTGTTGACAACTCTCAGGCCAAACGTGCTCGCATCATCGAGTTATCTCGCAG ATTAAAGCATAGAGGACCTGATTGGAGTGGATTGCATTGCCATGGAGATTGTTATCTTGCTCatcaaaggcttgctattgttgACCCCACTTCAGGGGATCAACCACTTTATAACGAGGACAAGACTGTTGTTGTCACA GTAAATGGGGAGATCTATAACCATAAGGAACTGAGACAGAAATTGAGTTCCCACCAGTTTCGAACTGGAAGCGACTGTGAAGTCATTGCTCATCTT TACGAAGAGTATGGAGAAGAATTTATTGATATGCTGGATGGGATGTTCTCCTTTGTGCTTCTTGACACAAGAGATAAAAGCTTCATTGCTGCTCGTGATGCTATAGGCATTACCCCTCTTTACTTGGGATGGGGGCTTGATG GATCGACATGGTTTGCATCTGAAATGAAAGCTTTAAGTGATGATTGTGAGAGATTCATATCTTTTCCGCCAGGGCATATATATTCCAGCAAACAGG GAGGATTAAGAAGATGGTACAATCCACCATGGTTCACAGAGCAAATTCCATCAACACCCTATGATCCTCAGATCCTACGTCAAGCCTTTGAAAAG GCTGTGCTTAAGAGGTTGATGACTGATGTACCTTTTGGCGTTCTTTTGTCGGGAGGACTTGACTCATCGCTTGTCGCTGCTGTGACCAATCGTTTTGTGGCTCAATCTGCAGCTGCACAACAGTGGGGATCGCAGTTGCATACTTTCTGTATTGGTTTAAAG GGCTCTCCAGATTTGAAATTTGCAAAAGAGGTAGCAGATTATCTTGGTACTCGACATCATGAACTTTATTTCACAGTTCAG GAAGGTATAGATGCACTTGAAGAAGTCATTTACCACATTGAAACATATGATGTAACGACTATCAGAGCAAGTACTCCAATGTTCCTTATGTCCAGAAAAATCAAATCCATGGGAGTGAAAATGGTTCTTTCGGGAGAAGGTTCAGATGAAATATTTGGAGGTTACCTATATTTCCATAAAGCACCTAATAAGGAAGAGTTTCATGAAGAAACATGTCGAAAA ATCAAAGCTCTTCACCTTTATGACTGCCTGAGAGCAAATAAATCAACTTCAGCATGGGGTATAGAGGCACGTGTACCATTCTTGGATAAAGAATTTATCAACACAGCCATGAGTATTGATCCAGAGTGGAAAATG ATACGACCTGATCTCGGAAGGATAGAGAAGTGGGTATTGCGCAATGCATTTGATGACGAAACAAATCCATATTTACCGAAG CACATTTTGTACAGGCAGAAGGAACAGTTCAGTGATGGTGTAGGGTACAGCTGGATTGATGGCTTGAAGGAGCATGCTAACCAACAA GTCACAGATGGAATGCTGTTGCATGCTAACTATGTTTACCCTGAAAACACTCCCACAACAAAAGAAGCATACCTCTACAGGACAATTTTTGAGAAGCACTTTCCAAAG AATGCTGCAAGGTCAACCGTTCCAGGAGGTCCTAGTGTTGCGTGCAGCACGGCAAAAGCTGTGGAATGGGATGCCGAATGGTCAAAGAATCCTGACCCTTCTGGCCGTGCTGCTCTTGGTGTTCATGCAGCGGCATATGAGGCTGCAGCGGATGCAAAAACAGCCGAGCCTAAAAACGGGACCCTCTAA
- the LOC130948810 gene encoding asparagine synthetase [glutamine-hydrolyzing] 2-like isoform X2 translates to MLDGMFSFVLLDTRDKSFIAARDAIGITPLYLGWGLDGSTWFASEMKALSDDCERFISFPPGHIYSSKQGGLRRWYNPPWFTEQIPSTPYDPQILRQAFEKAVLKRLMTDVPFGVLLSGGLDSSLVAAVTNRFVAQSAAAQQWGSQLHTFCIGLKGSPDLKFAKEVADYLGTRHHELYFTVQEGIDALEEVIYHIETYDVTTIRASTPMFLMSRKIKSMGVKMVLSGEGSDEIFGGYLYFHKAPNKEEFHEETCRKIKALHLYDCLRANKSTSAWGIEARVPFLDKEFINTAMSIDPEWKMIRPDLGRIEKWVLRNAFDDETNPYLPKHILYRQKEQFSDGVGYSWIDGLKEHANQQVTDGMLLHANYVYPENTPTTKEAYLYRTIFEKHFPKNAARSTVPGGPSVACSTAKAVEWDAEWSKNPDPSGRAALGVHAAAYEAAADAKTAEPKNGTL, encoded by the exons ATGCTGGATGGGATGTTCTCCTTTGTGCTTCTTGACACAAGAGATAAAAGCTTCATTGCTGCTCGTGATGCTATAGGCATTACCCCTCTTTACTTGGGATGGGGGCTTGATG GATCGACATGGTTTGCATCTGAAATGAAAGCTTTAAGTGATGATTGTGAGAGATTCATATCTTTTCCGCCAGGGCATATATATTCCAGCAAACAGG GAGGATTAAGAAGATGGTACAATCCACCATGGTTCACAGAGCAAATTCCATCAACACCCTATGATCCTCAGATCCTACGTCAAGCCTTTGAAAAG GCTGTGCTTAAGAGGTTGATGACTGATGTACCTTTTGGCGTTCTTTTGTCGGGAGGACTTGACTCATCGCTTGTCGCTGCTGTGACCAATCGTTTTGTGGCTCAATCTGCAGCTGCACAACAGTGGGGATCGCAGTTGCATACTTTCTGTATTGGTTTAAAG GGCTCTCCAGATTTGAAATTTGCAAAAGAGGTAGCAGATTATCTTGGTACTCGACATCATGAACTTTATTTCACAGTTCAG GAAGGTATAGATGCACTTGAAGAAGTCATTTACCACATTGAAACATATGATGTAACGACTATCAGAGCAAGTACTCCAATGTTCCTTATGTCCAGAAAAATCAAATCCATGGGAGTGAAAATGGTTCTTTCGGGAGAAGGTTCAGATGAAATATTTGGAGGTTACCTATATTTCCATAAAGCACCTAATAAGGAAGAGTTTCATGAAGAAACATGTCGAAAA ATCAAAGCTCTTCACCTTTATGACTGCCTGAGAGCAAATAAATCAACTTCAGCATGGGGTATAGAGGCACGTGTACCATTCTTGGATAAAGAATTTATCAACACAGCCATGAGTATTGATCCAGAGTGGAAAATG ATACGACCTGATCTCGGAAGGATAGAGAAGTGGGTATTGCGCAATGCATTTGATGACGAAACAAATCCATATTTACCGAAG CACATTTTGTACAGGCAGAAGGAACAGTTCAGTGATGGTGTAGGGTACAGCTGGATTGATGGCTTGAAGGAGCATGCTAACCAACAA GTCACAGATGGAATGCTGTTGCATGCTAACTATGTTTACCCTGAAAACACTCCCACAACAAAAGAAGCATACCTCTACAGGACAATTTTTGAGAAGCACTTTCCAAAG AATGCTGCAAGGTCAACCGTTCCAGGAGGTCCTAGTGTTGCGTGCAGCACGGCAAAAGCTGTGGAATGGGATGCCGAATGGTCAAAGAATCCTGACCCTTCTGGCCGTGCTGCTCTTGGTGTTCATGCAGCGGCATATGAGGCTGCAGCGGATGCAAAAACAGCCGAGCCTAAAAACGGGACCCTCTAA